Below is a window of Phaenicophaeus curvirostris isolate KB17595 unplaced genomic scaffold, BPBGC_Pcur_1.0 scaffold_455, whole genome shotgun sequence DNA.
TCGGCTCTGCCCTCCACAGGGGTTACAGCACATGAATCAACGAGCTGCAGGCACCCAAGCCGCGTGGCTGAGGCTCACCTTGTCTTTTCAGCGAGGAGGCGACGGCCGGCTTCTTGAGGCTGGTCCTGCAGGGGCTGCTGTGAGCTGGGTCCTGGGCCAGGAGAGGGCCGGGCACCTGCACCCCTGCGGAATCAACGCAGAGAGCATATAGAGCCACAAATCGCCGCTCTCCAAGCTGTCACGCAGCTCCGGCTACCTTCAAACCACTAAAAGCCTCGCTCAGACTTGGCATAGGAGCGTGCATGCACCCAGAGCCTCTCTGGCAGCTCCCACTGGCACCAGAGGTAGCGCAGGTCGAAGAGATCACGGCAGGGCTGTCGATCGCGAGCTCGTGCCAGCTGGGGAACAACTTTTGGCTGCAGACCAGGCCCGTCTCATCCCACCGAGCCTCAGCACTCACCAGGCGTTAcgtcttttttcctcttcttgggCTTGGCAGTAGccgcctccctgggctgccCCGTGGATTCGGGGCCACTGACCAACTGCGGGACGGCGAGACCTTTCAGACCTAAGAGAAACGAGACGCTGTCTTTAAAAGCATCCCAGCTGCGTGCAGCAGTACTCTGGGGTCTCTTGTTCCTCCGAGACCTCCTGGCGTGCTGCAAATGCCCTCCAAGAAGCCCCCCAGTCCCCGCAGAGACATTTCCTGGGGACAATACCAAGGTGACAAGTGGTTTAATTAATTCATAGCACTCAGATCACTCTCCTTGGGGCAGTTTTTCACCTTTGGGTGCCTAAAACTGTGTGGGATTATCCAGGGGCACCTGTCGTGGGTGGACTtaacaccagcagctgctgctgccggGGGGTCATGGTGAGCTGGGCTGTTCTGGACCAAACGGGAGAGGACActcagctcccagcccagaGGAGGAACCCAACTTACCCCCAATgcccctgcagcacagcaggattGGCCCCCCCAACCTCCCAGAGGAGCACAGGGAGCCCCTCGTTCTGCTCCCACACAAAGGAACAGTAGAGGAACCACTCCCTGCGgagattatagaatcaccaggttggaacagacccaccggatcgagtccaaccattcccatcaatcactaacccgtgtccctcagcacctcgtccacccggcccttaaacccctccagggaaggggactcaaccccctccctgggcagcctcggacagggaccagtgacactttctgtgaaaatttttttcctaatgttcatcctgaccctcccctggtggagcttgaggccattccctctcgtcctgtcccctgtcccttgggagaagagcccagctccctcctctccacaacctcctttcagggagttggagagagcaatgaggtctcccctcagcctcctcttctccaggctaaacacccccagctctctcagccgctcctcgcaacccttgtcctccagccccttccccagctttgctgctcttccccGGCCTCTGCATCTCTGCTTGCagagggaaggagcaggagataAAGCCTGGGAGAGGTGCCATCAGCCCAACGCGGCTCCCTGACACCCGCTGACACCCTCTCTCCCCCACCTACCGCTGGAGTCGTAGGTGAGGAAGTCGGCGAACTCCTGCGCCAGGCTCTCGTCGCTGGCAAAGGCGCAGATGCAGGCGAAGAAGTGGATgcagcgcggcggcggcgccgtcTCCTCCTCGGCCGGGCCCCCCTTGTCTGCCTTCAGCGCttggcaggagcaggagaacCTGTGCTCCGCCAGCGTCCTGGCGCTCACCTTGTGCGCGAAGGAGGCGTGCAGGTAGCCCAGACTGTGCTTCTGGCTCGCTTTGCACTTCACCACCAGGACGTTCTTGGTGACGCGCTGCACCAGCGGCCCCGTGGGCTCCGTCGCCAGCTGCCAtatggtttgtttggtttcagGAGGAGCCTGCATGGAGTTGAGCACCGAGCTTTTCAGGGTGAGCGGGGTGGCCTCGGTTTGGCAGTTCAGGGCCAGTTTGACGTGCTGGCACTGGTTTTCCACCACACCTTGCGTGGCTGCTTTCAAACACGACGGAACGTAGCAGCGGCCCGAGCTGAGCTGCGTGATTATAGTCCCGTCCACCGTCTGGATGGCTGTCTCCGAGACCCCCAGCTCCACAAAGCAGCGGGAATCGGGTCCCCGGTCCCTCTGCCGCACCGAATAAACCTGTAAGTCAGAGCCAGTGATGAGCTTGACGGCGTCGACGCTGGGCTGCTTGCGCGTGCCGTAGCGGAAAACAGTCCCGCACGTCTTGTTCTTGCAGCTCAAGCCTCGGGTGCCGTTGTAAGTGCCGCAGCGAGGACATTTCCGGATGCCCCGGAGCGTGGCTTTCCCCAGGTCAGACAGGAAGGAGGGGACTTTAGTCCTCACCGACGCCGGCTCCATCCTCGGGGAAACCTGGAAAGGTAGAGATGGAGGAGGCGAGTCGAGCGCAGCCTGCGTTGGTGACACCCGCAGGTCTCTCTGCAGGAGGTGGTGGCTCCACCAGCAGAGGTGGAGGGGACAAACAGCAAGTGAGGGAAGCAGTTGGGGTCCCTGCCGGCCACCACAACCCCTGCCGCACTGGCTGCTTTGCTCTTTCCTTGCAAAGGAAAGGACAAGCGGGTGGGACAGGCCGCGTTGAGGCAGTGCGGCTCTCGTTATGGAGCACCGGACCCCAACACCTCCACCTTGGAGCAGCCTCTCTGCTCTTTCCCCGTCTCGGCTGTGCAGGAGGAAAATGTGGCTAAAAAGGGAGTTTTTGGTGTCTGCGCGCTTCCCCTCCCAGGTAAAAGCAATTAAAGGTCATGGAAGGCAAACAAAGAGGGGACACGGAGCCCCGTGCGCCCGCTGAGCCCAGTGCAGCTGCTGTAAGCGACACCAAAGTGCCTGAAGCGCCAACAAATGaagagaagggcacagaaatGGGGCGATTCCCCCTCCTAGCTGCCCACATCAGGTTTTTGAGCCAGGTTGGTgactgaggaggaagagggtgAGTCCCGGTGAGCAACTGCGGGTGGAGCAACTGGCCCCATCACCCTGTCTGAAACACAGAATCGTCTGGGTGGGGAAACCAGCTTTCAGATCGTTGGGTCCAACTGTAAATCTCACACTGCCACCTacaaccatgtccccaagtgccacatctacacggcTCTTCAgtccctccagggacggggactccaccactgccctgggcagcctctgccagggcttgacagccctttccatgaagacatttttcctaatatccaatgaAAACactccctggcacaacttgaagccatttcctctcatcttatcacttcttacttgggagcagagcacCCACcccaccacaacctcctttccaggagctagagagcaatgaggtctcccctcagccttctcttctccagacccagggccctcagccgctcccacacgccctgttctccagccccagaCGCGcttcagcccctcaatgtccctcttggagtgaggggcccgaTACTGAGCCCAGGATTCGAGCTGCGGCCTCAGCACCTACAGGGACTTCCCTCGGCCCTGGTTCAATCCGGACTGGGCCCCGGGGCCTGCCCTCGTCCCCTATCCCCTCAGGAACGGGTCTCAGGGCCTCCCTCACCCCCTTTTTCGCCTCAGGACCGAGGCCTTtcacccccccgccccgccccgcggcctcAACACCCCCACCTCGCCCCGCTCGCGCCCGGCGATGACGTCGCGATGACGTCACTTCCTGTCTAGGCGCCGGCGCGCCGCTCCCTCTCCCCGCCTTTCTTCCCTCCCGCCCTTTTACCTGGCCCGCGGCGCGCGCCCCCCGCTCCCGCCAGGCCTCGGCCCCCCACCGCGTTCCCATTGGCTCACGGATACCATGTGGTGCGGCGCGGGGGATcatgggagttgtagtccgaGAGGCGCGTCGATCCCATTGGCGCCGCGGCGGatgctgggagttgtagtccgcGAGGGCACCACTTTCCCACGTTTTTTGAATAGCTTTGACTCGCTTTCACTCCTTTTACTCTTCTACACcacccagcagcccccaggcGCTCGCCCCAAGcccaatttcttctttttccccccaaattcaCTAAGAagccagccccttcccaccctCTTCACCTTGAGGAGAGTGAAAGCCGGCTGCAGGACTCAGGATAAAGAAAGCAAGCACGCAATGAACCTCagtttaccttttttttttctttttttttcttttttttccctttccaggcttttttttgcaatttttttgaaGGCTGGTGAAGAGGTAGGACAGAAAAAGTCAGTTTTGGCCTCTgaacactgcaaaaaaaaccccaaaacgtGCTGGGGTTTATAGAATTCTGGGTGCCCAGGTtctcccagcacagcctggaATACTGGGGGAATTTTATATAATTAGGTAAAACCAGGAGAAAGTGAAGTTTGCGTTCCAAGATTATacacaaagaaaggagaaaaaagtgaaGATTTGAGGCATAAATCCCACCAAAGGCCTCTGCCTCCAATCTTTAAATAACGAAACGTACAAAGGCGGCGAGCGGTTgtgcaaaatattaatttgctaaaatattttacataatcAGTACATGGAAATGTAGAAAccggtaaaaaaaacccccaaaccaacccccccccccccacctccccctcgGCTGCTTCACAGATTTGTCAACGTGTCCCCAAGAGAAGTTTTGCTGTCCCAGCGTGGGAATCCTTGCTGAGGAGCGGAGCCGGGTGCTCTCCCCCCTTGTAAGGCAAAGATGACCCTGAAAACAAGGctgagatagaaaaaaaaaacaaaacccaatgTAAACTCATAATTTAGCATCAAAAAAACCCGGCGTGGGCAACGCGGAGGCGGGGGTTTTATACAAGAGGCTGCTTTAAAATCAACGGCGACGGCTTTTGCGCACGCTTTTggcttcttctttttttttgtacaaggGTTTATAATACAGTTGGAATCACCGAGGGGTGCAAACCGGGACCGGGGCGCCGCTCCCGAGGGAAAGAAGGATGAAGGGAACGGCTTTGCCCGTTGTGCAATGCACTGCCCCCAAAATTCCAGCGGCGGCGTTCCCTGCATTCGCTGTGTTTCAAAAAAAACGTGGAtcttcagaaacacaaaaaaaaaaaaaaaggaagaaaaagaaggcagaacTTGGCGGACATCCAGCATCTCGTGTGGTTTTCGTTATGTTCATTGACGATTTTCGTgatgaaaaaatgcttttgggtttctttctcttaaataaatacatggtAGCCGATGGATCCGGCCGCGGCTCCAGCCTGCCGGCTGCCCGGTTCTTCCCCTTCTCAGGGTGTTTCGAAACCGGCCACGCGGTAGCCGGTCTGGTTGGCGAGGACGCTGCCGTTCTGCCCCTGGGGAGGCTGCACGCTGTAGCTGGCACCCATCCACGCCGCCGAGGACTGGGTCTGGCTGCGGGGGCAGGAAAACACGCGTTAGGGAAACGTCTGGGTGATGAGCGAGAATGTAATGGAGAACAGGGCTatatcttcacagaatcatggaatggttgggttggaagggacctcaaagcccatccagtcccacccgtgccatgggcagggacacctccctcccgctggatcaggggctccaagccccatccaacctggccttgaacccctccagggatggggcagccacaacctcctttcagggagttgtagagagcaatgaggtctcccctcagcctcctcttctccaggctactGATACATTTCAAAATTCAGTATAAATACCTTAGAAATCACAATATTGTGCCCCCTTAATTATTGTTTTGCCTTTAAATTGCATCGAAGGAAGTCATGTTTTGACAGTTAACTTTATCTAGGTGTGTACCTCCCTCCTTATTTCACCTTAAGCAAAATCTCATGTGCAAGGTAGTTTGTAAAATACACACACCCAACTCCATACATAAATGTATCTAATTTTATGTAAATATATGTAAATGCACACAATTTATGTACGTAACTTACATGCAAGTAAACAGACGCAGAGAGCTGTGATGAGGAATATTAAGTGACAATGGACCAGAGCACTCCAGCAGCTTTTACAAGCCGCTGCCTCCCAACTGTCACCTCCTGCGGATGGGAAACGGGGCCACAAAAAGCCTCAATACTCACTTGAAGCCCTGCTGGTTCCACGCTTGCCCGTACATCCCGTAGGCAGGGACCTGCCAGCCGTTGGGCACGTACTGGCCGATCTGGGCGCTGCCGTAC
It encodes the following:
- the CUNH2orf42 gene encoding uncharacterized protein C2orf42 homolog, translating into MEPASVRTKVPSFLSDLGKATLRGIRKCPRCGTYNGTRGLSCKNKTCGTVFRYGTRKQPSVDAVKLITGSDLQVYSVRQRDRGPDSRCFVELGVSETAIQTVDGTIITQLSSGRCYVPSCLKAATQGVVENQCQHVKLALNCQTEATPLTLKSSVLNSMQAPPETKQTIWQLATEPTGPLVQRVTKNVLVVKCKASQKHSLGYLHASFAHKVSARTLAEHRFSCSCQALKADKGGPAEEETAPPPRCIHFFACICAFASDESLAQEFADFLTYDSSGLKGLAVPQLVSGPESTGQPREAATAKPKKRKKDVTPGVQVPGPLLAQDPAHSSPCRTSLKKPAVASSLKRQGCNQLLDESQVTLSFQDWLASVTERIHQTMHYQFEGKPEPLVFHIPQAFFDALQQRISSGSSKKRLPNSTTAFVRKDALPLGTFSKYTWHITNVLQVKQIFDTPELPLEITRSFIQNRDGSYELFRCPKVEVESIAEAYGHPEKQPAIRPLELKTFLKVGNTSPTQKEPTPFIIEWIPNILPRSRIGELRLKFQYGHHGARQPGTGPSPEPRPPPTPQLPLELPPLAAITFP